The Oculatellaceae cyanobacterium DNA window GTTTTACACCCAATGCTTAGTTGAGTTGTTACATAGGGAAAGTAAGCTTACTGCCCTAATCATAAATAGATGCCCTAAAAAAGTATGAATGATTAAGGCTCAAAATTAAACAAATTGTGAACCCTGCTGCGGATTTTCAAGATAGTTTACTCATCCCTGGTAGAATGCACCCGTAACCATAATACTAAGTTGCAATGCCTCCTGAAATCACCCCAGACTCTCAATCAACTACAGGTGCTGACGCTGTTGATGTCGCGATCGCCAACAAAGTTGACTTTGATGGCTCCCCCATTCCTTCTGCTAAACTAGAACTTTATAGTCAAGTAATGGGATTAGAGGCAGGTCGCCAACGCAGTGGAGTATCTAATACCATGCGCTCCCGAATTGTGCGGATAGGTGCTAAACACATTCCACAAGCAGAACTCAATCAAATGTTGATCGCAGCAGATTTTGCCCCTCTAAAAGACAAAGAAATTGCCTTTTACTATGGAAGTAAATGATTTGGGACTTACGCATTTTTACCAAATAATTACGTTGTGGGGGCTGGGGACGGATGTTATGTGACTGGGAAATCGCCCTAATTTCTCAAAATGAGGGGACTATTAACTTTTTTAACGTGCGTAAGTCCTATAATTACTAGCAGCAGTGCCGTTGCTACTAAACAATAATTAGATCTTTAAACTATATAGGGGTAGTTTTTATTCAAGTGCAGCAAAAAAGAGCTAAGTATATTTACTCAGCCCTCTCAATGCTAACTAAATTAATCACAAACCTGCTCAGATAAGCCGTAGATGATTAATTTAGATTAAAGTCTGGTAGTAGTGCCACTTACGGTCTCATTTTCATGGCGATGCTCATGGTGTTCATCTTTGCGGAATAGATTGGCTAAACCAATCAAACCAAGTAAACCTAACCATCCCCAATTATTATTATCATTCTTTGTTTCTTGAAAGGGAGTAGTGTCAAGAACAGGTTTATTATTGTCGGTAGTGGTAGTATTATTTGGAGTAGTGGTAGTATTATCTTGAGCCGATGCAGGTAAATGAGATGGTAGAAAAGATAAACTTAATGCCAGTAAGCTAGCACCAGCAATTTTAGACAAATTAGAATTTTTCATTTGATCCTCTTGTTTAAATTTTTAATCAGCTTTTTAACACTCATAAACTTAGCAAACTGCCCCTTTAAAAGAATCAATCGTAAGTTGTAAAGCTTGATCAACACAAAGTATCTCTCAAGAGATAATTACTCACATAAGGGTGTAGATCACTAAATCAACCCTAAAGCATAATTCAGAAGTTACAGTGCAATGAATAAGAGGTGGAGAGACCCTATTCATAGTAAGCGGCAGGTTAAGCTACTTAACAATGTGCCAAATTGTAAGCATTACGGAGATTTTTGTTGATTAGCTCGTTCAAGCTGACTAGCAAAATAGTTTTCCTGATATTTTAAAGAATTAGCTAAATCTAGCCCTTGTTGAAAAGCTGCCTTAGCTTGCTCAAAGTTTTTTTGGGCAAGATAAATTTGACCAATATGGTCATAAGTGTTCATCAAACCATAGAAGTCATAAGATTGTTTTTCTACCTCTAAAAGAGTTTGATATATCTGCAAAGCGGCATCAGGCTGGTTATGGGAGTAATAAAGAGCGCCTAGTTTATCTAATGCTGCACTAGCATCAGCATAGTGTTGTTGTGAGATAGCTAATTGATAAGCTTCCTGATAATTTTGGCTAGCTTCATCAGGTTTATTAATGGCTTCGTAGTCGGAAGCAATCGCCATCTTAATTGCTGGTAATTTATCTACAGTTTGTTGCTTGAGATAAATTTCAATTAGTTGTTGCTTGATCCTAATACCATTTTCAGGTTGCTTCGCCTTGTCGTAAATATCAGCAAGCTGTTGTAGATATATAAGTTGGTTTCTAACATCAACCTGCTGTTGTGATAATTTGAGCAACTCCTCATAATTTTCTGCTGCTTTAGAATAATCAAACCAATCTAAATACAGTTCAGCAAGAGAATTAAGAGTTTCTACAACTTTAGGTTGGTTTTGTTGCTGTTGCGAAGAAGTGAGAATTTGTTGATAAATATCCATTGCTGGCGCTATTACTCTGACTTGCTGATAAGCTTGCCCTATGGATTGCAATAAAGTTAAGTCAACGGGAACTTGAGTTTGCGCTTGCTGTTGAATAGCTTGCAGACGTTTAGTAATTAGTTGCACCTCAGCTTTTTGATTATCTTCCCAAGCAATACCTCCAACCCTAGCTAGGGCTGCAACTTCTTCTAAGGCTCCCAATTGTCGTCGCAATCGCAGTTCTCGATGCCAAATATCATAAGCTGCTAATTTATTACCAGATCGTAATTGTGTAGTTGCTTGATTATTTAATTGATCAAGTGATGCCTTAAATTGTAAAAGTTCTTGCTCATTGAGAGGTGGGTTTTTTGGGATTAATAAATCAGGCGTTGTGATTTCTAGAGGGTTAGGCGGTAGTTGCTGATTATCTGCTAATACCATTGAATTGCCACACAGCAAAAACAAAGTAGTAGCGATCGCTGCTTTAATTAATCTCAGTCTGCTTGTACTATCTGGCATATACCACACTTGCACTGTTCCATCCCACCTTTTAGCTAAAACAAAAAGGATTTTTTATAATTTAAAACTTACGCACGTTTAAAAAGTTAATAGTCCCCTCATCTTGAGTAATTAGGCGGTTTCCCAGTCACACAACACCCGTCCCCAGTCCCCAAAACCTAAATATTTGGTAAAAATGCGTAAGTCCTATAATTTATACCTCACCCTTAATAATTATGATGACTGCTAAAGTAAAACGAGGGTTTCCCCTGGTTATTGACGTGATTACTATAAAACATTGGATCTCGAACAAACTAAAACGTAGTGCTTACGTTTTAGCAACTGCCTTAATAATATTGACCTTACTGACATCCTGTAGCTTGCCTCAAGTTAGCGCACAACAGCGAGTTTTTCTGGATTTGTCTCTAGAATTTTTGGGAGAATACCAACTACCAAATAGCAAATTTAAAGATACTCCTGTGGGGGGATTATCTGGACTTACATACGATCGCTCCTCGAATCTTTTTTATGCGATCGCAGATGATCGTAGCGGGTTCGCTCCAGCTAGATTTTATACCCTAAAGCTAATTCTCGATAACTCCAGCAAAGAGAAAATTGGCATTAAGAAAGTAGAAATAGAAAATGTTACCTTTTTACGTGACGCTCAAGGTAATACTTATCCTAAAAACACCAGCGATACTGAAGGCATTGCCCTAACTCCCCAGCAAACAGTATTTATATCTAGCGAAGGTGTCGCTGAAAATCGTGTTCCACCCTTTATTAAAGAATTTGCTCTTAATACTGGAAGAGAACAGCAAAGCTTAACAATACCAGAACGCTATCTTCCAAATGACTCCGCCGATCAACCTCGTGGTATCCAAAATAACTTAGGTTTTGAAGCACTAACTCTTAACCCTACAGGAACCATACCCGCTAGCGGAGAACCATTTCGCTTATTTACAGTCACAGAGTCAGCACTGGCGCAGGATGAAGATGAAATAGCATCAACTAATCAAACTGAAAACCCAGAACAAGGAGCTAAATGTCGTTTACTTCATTATTTACTTAGTGATGGAGCGCCAGTAATCATCTCAGAACATTTGTATCAGCTAGAACCACCTCCCAGTGGAGCCGTAAAACACGGTTTACCAGAAATATTAGCCTTCGATCAGGGAGGGCATTTTCTCACATTAGAACGCTCGTTTGGGCTTTTAGGCTTCAGTGCTAAAATTTTTCAAGCAGCAACAGGTGGAGCAACCGATACATCGCGTATTGCCAGCCTTAAAGGTGATTTAAGAAGTATTGAACCAATTAAGAAAAAGTTACTGTTTGACTTGGATAAACTAGGTATTTACTTAGATAATTTAGAAGGAATGGCTCTTGGCCCTCGTTTGCCAGATGGTAGCCAAAGTTTACTACTGGTGAGTGACAATAATTTTAATGATTCCCAACTCACCCAGTTTCTCCTGTTTCGCCTTAAAAGCGGAAATTGAGCATAGCTAACATCTCAATTTATCAAGTTAACTTATTCTCCTTAAAAATTTAGAAATCAAATGACGCATTCTACTGATATCGCAACCTTAGCTCGCTGGATGGCAGCAGATTTCAGTAATCAAGCCCAAGCTTTTGAAAATCCTCCATTTTTCGCGCATATTCGTGTAGCTATGCGCCCCCTACCGCCAGAACTTTTGTCAGGGGTGAGTTTTTTTGTGGAACAAGCTTATGATTATACGCTCAACGATCCCTACCGACTCAGAGTTTTAAAGTTAATAGTCGTAGATGATCGTATTGAAATCGAAAATTACTCTGTCAACCAAGAGCAACAATTTTACGGCGCATCCCGTAAACCAGAGCTTCTAAAAGCTCTGACGGTGGAACATTTAGAGAAATTACCAGGCTGCAATATGATTGTGGAATGGACAGGTAACAGCTTTAAAGGCTATGTTCAACCTGGGAAAGCTTGCATTGTATTTCGTAAAGGTCAAAAGACTTACTTAGATAGCACTTTCGAGATTGACGAACACAAATTTATCAGTCTTGACAGAGGACGCGATCCAGAGACAGACGAACATATCTGGGGTTCCTTTGGTGGCCCATTTCACTTTGTCCGTCGGGCAAGTTTTGCTGAGGAAGTAAAAGTTTAGCTATTAGCCATCCCCTCTGTTAGCTGTTAGCATCATGCACCAAACAAAGCCAAAATCAACAAAGCTCTTTTGTGTTAATGAAAAAGCTGACAGAGGGATAGGTGACCGCTATGACAACAAAAAGCTCAAAGCTAATAGCGCAAAATGTCCCCAAACCTGATACATTTACCGAGTATCGGCAAGCGAGATTTAGTAATCGAGTATGAAAGTCCTGGTAATTGGCGGTGATGGCTATTGCGGTTGGGCAACCGCACTCTACCTGTCCAACAGAGGTTATGAAGTCGGCATTCTAGATAGTCTGGTGCGTCGGCACTGGGATTCAGAATTGTGTGTTGAAACTTTAACGCCGATCGCACCAATTCAGCAACGAATCCAACGCTGGCACGACCTCACAGGTAAATCTATTGACCTGTTCATTGGCGATATTAATAACTACGATTTTCTCAACAAGGCATTACATCAATTTCAGCCAGAGGCAATTGTCCATTTTGGTGAACAGCGTTCGGCACCTTTTTCAATGATTGACCGAGAACACGCTGTTCTCACTCAGGTAAATAACGTTGTCGGGACGCTGAATATACTTTATGCAATCCAGCAAGACTTCCCAGATTGCCACTTGGTTAAGTTAGGGACGATGGGTGAGTATGGCACTCCCAATATTGATATTGAGGAAGGTTATATCACTATCGAACACAACGGACGTAAGGATACTTTGCCTTATCCCAAACAGCCTGGTAGCTTCTATCACCTCAGCAAGGTTCACGACAGCCATAATATCCATTTTGCTTGTAAGGTTTGGGGTTTACGTGCCACTGACCTCAATCAGGGCGTTGTCTACGGCGTTCTGACGGAAGAAACAGGGATGGATGAACTGCTAATTAACCGTCTTGACTATGATGGTGTATTTGGTACAGCTTTAAACCGTTTCTGTATTCAAGCTGCGATCGCTCATCCTTTGACTGTTTATGGTTCAGGTGGTCAAACTCGCGCATTTTTGGATATTCGGGATACTGTACGCTGTGTAGAATTAGCGATCGCTAACCCAGCACAAAAAGGCGAATTCCGCGTATTCAACCAGTTCACTGAGCAATTCAGTGTTGGTGACTTAGCTTTAATGGTTAAGAAAGCTGGTAATGCTTTAGGACTAAATGTAGAAATTAATAATTTGGAAAATCCTAGAGTTGAGAAAGAAGAACATTACTTTAACGCTAAAAACACCAATCTCCTCGATTTAGGCTTACAACCACACTATCTGTCAGATTCTCTGCTGGACTCACTGCTAAACTTTGCTATGAAGTACCAGTACCGAGTTGATCAAAACCAAATCCTACCGAAAGTTTCTTGGCGACCAAAAGTTTAAACATTAATTACTTAGGATAGGTTCAGACACTAGGTTTTTAATTGTGATGACGAAGTAATAAGCCAGCTATAAAAGTCTAGCTGACCGCTAAATGTTCATCTAGTTATTGGCGATCATTAATCAGATATTTTGAGTATTGGGTGTAAATTTATTGAGGTTAAATTGAGCGCCCAATACTATTATATTTTGATTTTTAACAGTCCTAAATTATTTGTATAGTAAAGGACAGGAAGCTTAGGACAACGAGAAAATCTTAGCTAACATCTGCGATTAAAAACCTAAATTCTGATTGAGAGCAAAAATCTCATGTCTTAACTGCTCAAGGATTTGCTATAAAATCCGATTTGTTATATACAATCTAATAAGATACATCTAACTTTAGTGATAACTTTAGAAATAAAAAAATATTGTTTGTAAAATTGCTTACCTTATGGTAAAGATGACAGTAAATTTTTAAATAAAAAATTTTGCAGATTTTATGAGAAACTAAAAAACATCAACGCTGCTTAAGCAAATAGCTGATAGCTAACAGATGCGAATTGCCTTATTCACCGAAACTTTTTTGCCCAAGGTTGACGGCATTGTAACCCGCCTGCGACACACAGTTGAACATTTACAACGTAACGGCGATCAGGTACTAATATTTTGTCCCGATGGCGGTCTAACAGAATACAAAGGGGCAAAAATATATGGTGTCTCTGGTTTCCCTTTACCACTGTATCCAGAGTTGAAACTTGCACTCCCTCGACCTTCAATTGGT harbors:
- a CDS encoding NAD-dependent epimerase/dehydratase family protein, translating into MKVLVIGGDGYCGWATALYLSNRGYEVGILDSLVRRHWDSELCVETLTPIAPIQQRIQRWHDLTGKSIDLFIGDINNYDFLNKALHQFQPEAIVHFGEQRSAPFSMIDREHAVLTQVNNVVGTLNILYAIQQDFPDCHLVKLGTMGEYGTPNIDIEEGYITIEHNGRKDTLPYPKQPGSFYHLSKVHDSHNIHFACKVWGLRATDLNQGVVYGVLTEETGMDELLINRLDYDGVFGTALNRFCIQAAIAHPLTVYGSGGQTRAFLDIRDTVRCVELAIANPAQKGEFRVFNQFTEQFSVGDLALMVKKAGNALGLNVEINNLENPRVEKEEHYFNAKNTNLLDLGLQPHYLSDSLLDSLLNFAMKYQYRVDQNQILPKVSWRPKV
- a CDS encoding tetratricopeptide repeat protein; protein product: MPDSTSRLRLIKAAIATTLFLLCGNSMVLADNQQLPPNPLEITTPDLLIPKNPPLNEQELLQFKASLDQLNNQATTQLRSGNKLAAYDIWHRELRLRRQLGALEEVAALARVGGIAWEDNQKAEVQLITKRLQAIQQQAQTQVPVDLTLLQSIGQAYQQVRVIAPAMDIYQQILTSSQQQQNQPKVVETLNSLAELYLDWFDYSKAAENYEELLKLSQQQVDVRNQLIYLQQLADIYDKAKQPENGIRIKQQLIEIYLKQQTVDKLPAIKMAIASDYEAINKPDEASQNYQEAYQLAISQQHYADASAALDKLGALYYSHNQPDAALQIYQTLLEVEKQSYDFYGLMNTYDHIGQIYLAQKNFEQAKAAFQQGLDLANSLKYQENYFASQLERANQQKSP
- a CDS encoding DUF4090 family protein encodes the protein MPPEITPDSQSTTGADAVDVAIANKVDFDGSPIPSAKLELYSQVMGLEAGRQRSGVSNTMRSRIVRIGAKHIPQAELNQMLIAADFAPLKDKEIAFYYGSK
- a CDS encoding WGxxGxxG family protein, whose amino-acid sequence is MKNSNLSKIAGASLLALSLSFLPSHLPASAQDNTTTTPNNTTTTDNNKPVLDTTPFQETKNDNNNWGWLGLLGLIGLANLFRKDEHHEHRHENETVSGTTTRL
- a CDS encoding chromophore lyase CpcT/CpeT, with amino-acid sequence MTHSTDIATLARWMAADFSNQAQAFENPPFFAHIRVAMRPLPPELLSGVSFFVEQAYDYTLNDPYRLRVLKLIVVDDRIEIENYSVNQEQQFYGASRKPELLKALTVEHLEKLPGCNMIVEWTGNSFKGYVQPGKACIVFRKGQKTYLDSTFEIDEHKFISLDRGRDPETDEHIWGSFGGPFHFVRRASFAEEVKV
- a CDS encoding esterase-like activity of phytase family protein, producing the protein MMTAKVKRGFPLVIDVITIKHWISNKLKRSAYVLATALIILTLLTSCSLPQVSAQQRVFLDLSLEFLGEYQLPNSKFKDTPVGGLSGLTYDRSSNLFYAIADDRSGFAPARFYTLKLILDNSSKEKIGIKKVEIENVTFLRDAQGNTYPKNTSDTEGIALTPQQTVFISSEGVAENRVPPFIKEFALNTGREQQSLTIPERYLPNDSADQPRGIQNNLGFEALTLNPTGTIPASGEPFRLFTVTESALAQDEDEIASTNQTENPEQGAKCRLLHYLLSDGAPVIISEHLYQLEPPPSGAVKHGLPEILAFDQGGHFLTLERSFGLLGFSAKIFQAATGGATDTSRIASLKGDLRSIEPIKKKLLFDLDKLGIYLDNLEGMALGPRLPDGSQSLLLVSDNNFNDSQLTQFLLFRLKSGN